DNA sequence from the Candidatus Acidiferrales bacterium genome:
GTCACCTCCGGTGTTGCCCGCGGCAAATTTCAGTTGCAAACCCGGCCCGGCTCGGCCAAAAGCCCCATTTTATTGGGGGACAAAAATGAAAGTGGTGGATTGGGCGCATGTGGAAGTTGTCCGGATGAATGAAAAGATCACCCGGCAGTTGATTGCCGGCGAGCAGGCCATGCTGGCGCGATTTTTCATGGCGAAAGGAGCTGTGGTCCCCGAGCATCAACACGAAAGCGAGCAATTCAGCCAGATCCTCTCGGGCCAACTCAAATTTGTCTTTCGCGACTGCGAAATTGTAGTGCGGGGCGGGGAAGTGCTTTACATTCCTTCAGGCGTCCCTCATGCTGCCGAAGCCCTCTCAGACACGGTGGCGATGGACGTCTTTTCGCCGATCCGCAAGGATTGGCTGGCCGGGGAGGATGCCTACCTTCGCGGCCAGGCATAGGAGGCAGCATGGACTTGGGGCTGAAAGGCCGGGTGGCGATTGTGGCGGCGGCCAGCAAAGGCCTGGGAAAAGCGGTGGCTGCGGGCCTGGCGCGCGAGGGCGCGCAGGTGAGCATTTGCGCCCGCACCGGGGCTGACCTCCATATCGCTGCGAGCGAAATCGAGGCACAGACAGGCCAGAAGGTTTTCTGGAAAGCGGTGGACGTCACAAAGCCGGACCAGGTTCGCAGCTTTGTCGAAGACGTTGCCCATCGCTTCGGCGGCGTGGACATCTGCGTGACAAACACCGGCGGGCCGCCCGCCAAGAATTTTCTTTCGATCAGCCTTGAGGAATGGCATCAGGCGGTGGATCTGGTCTTGCTGAGCGCCGTATATTTCGCCCGCGAAGTTTTGCCCCGGATGCTCGAGCGCCATTGGGGGAGATTGATTTTCATGGCTTCAATGTCCGTCAAGCAGCCGATTGACGGCCTGCTTCTCTCAAACTCTCTCCGCGCCGGCGTTGCCGGCCTTGCCAAGACGCTGGCCAACGAATTCGGCAAGGACAACATCTTGGTGAACACCGTTTGTCCCGGCTACACGCTCACCGAGCGGCTGGGAGAGCTGGCGGGAGCGCAGGCGCGCGCTGCCGGAGTTTCCGCCGAGGAAATCTATCGTCGCTGGGCTGCCAGTGTGCCTCTTCAGCGCCTTGGCAAGCCGGAAGAACTGGCTGCCCTGGTCGTTTTCCTTGCCTCCGAAAAGGCAAGCTATCTGAGCGGGACAACAATTGCGGTGGATGGCGGCTACGTCAAGGGGCTGCTGTAGCCCGCCCGGGCGGGCTCAAAAAAAATCGTGCGGCAAGCCTTCTGGCCTGGCCCGCCGCCGCTGGCCGGCCGGAGAGATCTTCAGGGACTAATCTTCCTCTACCCTTACAAAGTCTTCTCTGGGTCCCTTGCAATGTGGGCAGCTTGCGGGCGGGTCTTGGCCGCGGGCGATATAGCCGCAGCGAAGGCATTTCCAAATCAGTTCCATGAAGAAGCCGAGGGGTGTGGATTCCTCTCCCATCCCGCACCTCAAACCTAGTCTATCAAGATAATGTGCACCCGCGCCGGGCCATGGGCGCCGATTACCAGGGTCTGCTCGATATCGGCAGTGCGCGAGGGACCGGTGATGAAAGTGATGCCACTCGAATCGGCGGTGGCCTGCTTCAGATCCAAAACGGCGAAGAGATGGGCCAGGTCAGCAACAAGACGCCCGACAGGGAGCACAGCGATATGCACCGGCGGCAACAACGACACCGCTCGCGGATGGCCCGGGCGCGAGAGGATCACCAGTGTGCCGGTGTCGGCGAGGGCGAAATCAGCGTCGGTAAGGCCAAGGCCGGCCGATTGCGCGCGTTCGGCAAAAGGATCGAGCTCCGTGGCCATGAAAACTTCCATTCCCTGCGCTGCCAGCGACGCATCCACGAGCATTTCGTCGAAGAGGGGCGATTCGGAGCGCAGCACCACTCGGACGTGATTCTCGCGCGCCACTTCCACGATTCGGTTGCGGGCTTGCTCGAGCGACGCCACCCGTTCGGCCGAAGCGCCTACCTTGCTCGCTTCCACCACGAATCGCTCGATCATCCCAGCCGGGGCGGCGCGCTCGCCCGAATTGGGCTCGATCGTTTCCGGCGCGGGCACAAGCAAGGGGTCAAGCCGGACAGCGCCGGCTTTCGTGATGGCCTCAAGGATCTCTTCCCGCTCTCCCCGTTTTAACTCGATGGCCCTGCCTCCTTTTGCTTCTTCAGCTTCGCCCACCGCTGCCGGAACGGCGAGGCGGCAGGAGCGGGGAAGTCGCGCTCCTTCGTCCAACCGGCAAGCGCTCCCGAGAGGGATGAAATATATTCGCCGGTAGCTTTCCACCGCCCGACGCGCCGGGCAATGGCGGTGAAGAACCGGTAGCTTCGGGCGCTCCGATTCACCCGGAGCCACCAGCGCATCGCTCGCCTCTCGGCCGCGTCCACCGGCTTGCCCTCTTTTTGTCCGCCGGTTTCGATTGCTTCTCGCCGGAGATCGAGCAAGAGACGGGGCAGCGGGATTTTCACCGGGCAAGCGTCTTCGCAGGCGCCGCAGAGCGAGGAGGCGTACGGCAACTCGCCCGCTTCCCTCATGCCCTGATATTGCGGGCTCAGCACCGCCCCAATCGGACCGGAATAGACCCAGCCGTAGGCGTGGCCGCCAATTTTCTGATAGACGGGGCAAACGTTCAGGCAGGCGCCGCAGCGAATGCAGTAGAGCGACTCCCGGCGCAACGGGTCCCGAAGGATGCGCGACCGGCCGTTGTCCAGCAGGATGAGGAAAAATTCTTCCGGCCCGTCCTTCTCGCCAGGCCGCCGCGGGCCGGTCAAAAAAGAAACATAGCTCGGGAGCTTCTGCCCGGTGGCTGCCCGGCCCAGAAGGGCCAGAAACACCAGCAGGTCGTTCATGCGCGGAATCACCTTCTCGATCCCCATGAGCGCGACGTGAAGGCGGGGAGCGGCGGTGCAAAATCGGGCGTTGCCTTCGTTTTCAAAGATGACAATCGTGCCCGTCTCGGCGACGGCAAAGTTCACGCCGCTGATCCCCATCCCGGCTTGGAGAAATTTCTGCCGCAAGGTTTTTCGCGCCACGCCGGCCAGTTGCTCGATCTCGTTGTAATGCTCGCTGCGGAGTTTCCTGACAAACAGCTCGGCGACCTCTTCCCGGCTCTTGTGCACCGCCGGGGCAATGATGTGCGAGGGGCGCTCGCCGGCAAGTTGCACGATGAATTCCCCCAGATCGGTTTCCACCGCTTCCACGCCGCCCTTTTCGAGCGCCTCGTTGAGAGCGATCTCCTCGGCGGTCATGGACTTGCTCTTGACCGCCGTTTTGATGCGGCGCTCGCGGGCGATCCGGAGCACAAAGTCGCAGGCCGCCCGGGCGTCCTTGGCCCACAGAACCCGGCCGCCGCGGTCCGTTACGCGCCTTTCCAGCTCTTCCAGGTAATCGCCGAGGTGGTCGAGAGTATGCTTCTTGATGTCATGGGCGAGCTGGCGGTACCGTTCCCAGTCGGGAAATTGCGCCATGGCCTGGAGACGCGCCCCGGCAAAGCGCCGGGCCATCTGCGTCAGCGATTTTTGCAGCCGCGCATTTTCAAGCGCCTTCCGCGCTCTTTCCTCGAAAAGGGGAAGCGTTTCCGCCATCAGTCCCGCCTGGCCAGCAATTCGGCAAGGTGCATGGTTTCAATGGGAACTTTCTGCCGGTGGAGCAAGCCAGCGATCTGCATCAGGCAACTCGAATCCAGGCCGATGACATAGCGGGCGCCGGTCCGGCGAATGGTCTCGATCTTGTCGCGCAACATCGCCACCGAGATTTCCGCCATCTTCACGGAAAAGGTTCCGCCAAAGCCGCAACAGCGATCCGAAGCTTCGAGCTCGGCAAGCTCCAGGCCGCGCACGGCGCGGAGCAGCCGCCGCGGCTCGTCCACAATCCCCAACCCGCGGAGGCCATGGCAACTGTCATGGTAGGTCACCCGTCCGCTGAACCGCGCCCCAACATCTTCTTTCTTCAAGACGTGAATCAGGAATTGGGAAAGCTCGTAGGTCTTGGCGCCGAGCGATGCTGCCTTCTGGCGTTTCTGCTCATCGGCTTGGAACAGGTCGGCGTAGAAGTGCTTCACCATGGCCACGCAGGAGCCCGAGGGCGCCACCACATAGTCGTACGGCTCAAAGACGGTGAGCATGCGCCCGGCCACCTCGCGGGCCTCGTTCCAGTAGCCGGTGTTAAACGCCGGCTGCCCGCAACAGGTCTGCTCCTCGGGAAAATCCACCTCCACCCCGAGCCGGCGCAGGACCTGGACCGTGGCTTCTCCAACGGAAGGAAAAAATTGATCGACGAGGCAGGTGACGAAAAGCGCGACGCGCATAATGGGAAGAAGATTCTACGCTGGGCGAGCGCTCGAAACAAGGAAGCCTCTCGAAAGGCTTGGCACTCGTAGCGGCGGCTTCAGGCCGGCACATGAGTTTCCTTCGTCCTAGCAGGGAATGCCTGCCCCGTACCGGATCGGTACGGGGCTCGTCTGAAGGCGGCCTCTACGCGGAAAGAATCAAACGCAGATCGCGAAGATTATTCCCTGTGGGGCCCGTTTCAATCGTCTCGCCCAGGGCGCGAAAGAAGGAATGGGAATCGCTCCTGGCAAAATAAGCGGCCGGGTCGAGGCCCAGGGCCCGCGCCTGGCCGAGACTCGTGCCGTCGGCTACCGCCCCTGCCGCCGGGCTATTGCCGTCCACGCCGTCGCTTCCTGCGCTGAGCACAGCTATGGATCGGTCAGCAATGCGCTCGAGCATGCGCAGGACAAATGCCTGGTTGCGGCCGCCCACCCCGGGACCCGTAACCGGACAAGTCAGTTCACCGGTTGAAACCAGACCCACCGGCCGGCCGCCACAGAGCTTTCGGCATTCGCCAAAACGCTCCCAGAGATAGTCGGCGGCCTTCTCGAGCGGCCAATCGTCGCAGCCATTGTCCACGTCGGTGCAGAATCCCGCCGCCTCAGCGGCTCGATGGGCCGAGTGAGCCAGATCGCGCGAGGATGCCAGGACAAAATGGCGCGATTGCTTGAACGCGGCGTCGCCCGGCTTGGGAGTTTCTTCAAGCTGTTTCTCGGTGAACAGTTTGCGAATCGTGCCGGGCATTCGCTCCAAAAGCCGGTAGCGTTCGGCAATCCGGTAGCAGTCAGCCACCGTGGAAGGATCCGGCAGGGTCGGCCCGGAGGCGATCGTCGAAGTCCTTCCTTCGGGAACATCGCTGACCAAAAGCGTCCATTGGGTCGGCCCTCGGCCAAGCCAGGCCAGGCGTCCGCCTTTGACCGCCGAAAGATGCTTCCGGAGGACATTGATTTCTTCAATCGTCGCGCCGCAGCCGACCAGCAAAGCGTTCCAGGCCTGAAGTTCAGCGAGCGAAATGGAGGAGATGATGGGCCGTTCGAGCAGCGCCGAACCGCCTCCGGAAATCAAGAACATCACCAGTGCGGAAGCGGGTGCTCCAGCAAGAAATTCTTCCACCGCTCGTGCGGCATCCAGGCTTCCCTGATTCGGGATGGGATGCCCGGCGGTGAGAAGCCGGAAGCCGGCGGGCACCGGCGCCGCGGCCGGGGCAACGACCACGCCGCTTGCCCGATAGTCCGGTAATAGAAGATCAGCAACGGCTCTTGCCATCGGCGCAGCCGCCTTGCCGAAGGCGATGATGCGAATCTCACCGAAGCCATCCAGCTTTTGCTGGTGCGGGCCTATCCGGAGCGTGGAACCCTCCCGACAAACTTTGGGCGGGAGAAGCCGGTCGAGCTCCACGCCAGCAAGCGCGGTCAAAAAAATCCGGCGGGCGATTTGCTTGAGATCCTTCATCGGGTGCGGACAGCGCGGTTCGAGCTCAGGTGACGCGCGGCTTCAAATCACGTGAGGCATTTTACAAACCTCAGGTGAATGGGCATCAAGCGAATTCATCTGAGCTCAAAAAATCTTCGCTTACTTCCCGAGGGCGGCGAGGCCAGCGCGAGCGACTTCCACGTCCTGTTCTTCCGTGCCGGAACTGACGCCGATTCCGCCAACCACTTCCCCCTCGAGCACGATCGGGATTCCGCCCCGAATCGGCGTAATGCGGCCTTCGGTCGCCATCGGCAACCCAAGGGAGAGGGTCAGGCTGATTTCACCGCCGCTCGAGCTGGGCCCGGTTTCAGTGCGACGGATGGCGGCCGAGACCGCTTTGGTGATGGCGACTTGCACCGAAGACAGTTTTGCTCCATCCATGCGCGCGAAAGCGAGCAAATAGCCGCCTTCGTCCACCACGGCGATACACTGCGGCACACCCATGTCGGCTGCCTTCTTTTCCGCCGCAGCCAGGATGGCTCGCGCTCCCTCCAATGTGAGTTTGACAGCCGGTCGCGTTTTCATGAGGTGCCTCGCCAGATGCAGCAGGCCGGTCGGGGCGGGCCGGACTGCGAAGCGAAGGTGCTACCCGAGAACCTCGGGATTGACGATGTTCGCCGGCCTCCTGCCGTTCAGCACGGCGATGACGTTTTCCACCGCCATCACCGCCATTTTTTGCCGTGTTTCGACGGAAGCGCTGCCGATATGCGGCACGAGCACCACGTTCTCGAGCTTGAGCAGAGTGGGGTGCACGGCCGGCTCGTTTTCAAAGACGTCCAGGGCGGCGCCGCGAATCCGCCCGGCAGCCAGCGCCTCCGCCAACGCTGCCTCGTCCACCACCGGACCGCGCGAGTTGTTAATCAGGCAGGCGGTGGGCTTCATCAACGCCAGTTGCCGGGTGCTGATCAGGTGCCGCGTCCCGGGCAGCAGGGGCACGTGCAACGAAACAAAGTCTGACTCGCGCAACAAGGTCTCCAGACCCACGCGCGAGGCATTCAGCGACTTTTCCATTTCTTCCGGAGCGCGAAATTCGTCCGCATAGAGGACGCGCATCGAAAAACCCTGCGCCCGCTTGGCAACCGCCCGGCCGATGCGACCGAAGCCCACGATCCCCAGCGTTTTTTGGTACACGTCCACACCCAGCATGAGATCAAGATCCCAGCCCTTGTACCGGCCGGCGCGGAGGAACCGCTCGGCTTCGCCGAGCCTGCGCGCGATCGCCAGCAGCAGGGCGAACGCCAGGTCAGCGGTGGTTTCATCGAGTACTCCGGGGGTATTCGTAACCACAATCTTGCGTCGAGTCGCCGCTGCCACATCAATATTATTGAATCCGACGGCGATGTTGGCGACGATCTTGAGTTCTTGCGCCGCGTTCAAGACTTCCTCGTCAATGGGCTCGGTCAGCAGGCAGATGAGCGCATGCTTCTGCGGCAAACGGCGAATGATTTCGGCCTTGGGAATGAAATCCTTCGCCGTCCACCATTCCACGTCGCCGCATTCCGCCAGCATGCGAGCGGCCGGCTCCGGAAGGGTTCGAGTGACCAGGATTTTCGGTTTTTCCGGCATGGATTCCACTTGCCCGGGATCCGCTCAGAACTGCTTTACCGCGGGACCCACTAGAGTAGCTGACGATAATTCCACCTGCCAAGAAAAACAAGCCGGGGCGCTAGGCCGGCAAATCTTTGCCCCTCGTCTCCGGCGCAAACGGCAACAGGAGCAAGCCGAGCAGGTAGATCATCCCCACCGCCGTCACCGCCCGGCTGAAGGAACCAAACAGCCCCGTGAGAGCGCCCGTCAGGAACGGCCCAGTGGATGCGAAGACGCGGGCAAAATTGAAGCAGAAGCCCGCCCCGGTGGTCCGCAACCGCGTCGGATAGAGCTCCGGGAAATAGATGGCAAAGCCGGTGAAGATGCCGTTCGTAAAAAACCCCAACAGCGGCAGCAGCCACAACATCTGGTCGTACCGCCTCGCCGTGTGAAATAATGTCGGCACCATCACGAGCGCCCCCAGAAAAAAGATAAAGAACGCCCACCTTCTCCCAATCCGGATCGTCAACGGCGCGAAGGCCAGATACCCAACAAGCGCCCCCACGTTCAAGATCATCACGCCCAAGCTAACCCGGTGCACGGTCGCCGCTTCAGCGACCAGCGCCGCATCCGGGGCGTGGCGAATCAGGAGCGGCGTCCAATAGGTGACTCCCCAAAGGCCGAAGACCGCCACGAACGCCATCAGGGAACCAACCAGCGTCGCCCGGAGCAGGCCCGGCCGGAAGAGTTCTCGCATGCGCCCGACCGAAAACTCAGGACTGTCCGTCGCGCGCAAGCGGTTGACCGCCGCGTGCCACATTTCTGGCTCGCGGACATTCCGCCGCACCACCAGGGCCACCAGCGCCGGCGCGACCCCTACCACAAACACCGCGCGCCAACTATACGGCCCGATGAAATAGTTCACCGCGCCGGCAAAAAAGACACCCACCGCCCAGGCGGAATGCAACACTCCCCCGGCCATCGTCCGCGCCCGCAGCGGCCAGACCTCCGCCACCAGCGCCGCGCCAGCCGCCCACTCGCCTCCGACACCGATGGCCGTCAAAAAACGAAAAATGGCCAGATGCCACCAGGTCTGGGAAAGGGCCGCCAGGCCGGTGAAGACCGCATAGATCAAAATCGTCCAGATCAAGGCTCGCGTGCGTCCCAGGCGATCGGCGAACACGCCAAAGAGCACTCCGCCAATGGCCCAGCCAATCAAGAAAAACGCAAGAATGAGCCCGCCGCGCGCAGCAATGGCGGCGTCGGTCGCGGCCGGGCCAAGCAAGGTTTTCAGCGCCGGCGTCAGCACCACCACGTAGAGAGTGGCATCCATGGAGTCAAACACCCAGCCCATCCACGCTACCAGGAGCACGAGCCACTGGTAGCGTGTGATCCCGTGCCACCAGCCGTAGGCTTCCATCATGGAGCGCTGCATCTTTTGCCTGTCCTGGCGGCCTCTGTGCCTCTGCGGTGGATCTGGCTTTATATCCGCCGCCGGAGAATTTGAAGAAATTTGCCCAGAGTT
Encoded proteins:
- a CDS encoding cupin domain-containing protein; amino-acid sequence: MKVVDWAHVEVVRMNEKITRQLIAGEQAMLARFFMAKGAVVPEHQHESEQFSQILSGQLKFVFRDCEIVVRGGEVLYIPSGVPHAAEALSDTVAMDVFSPIRKDWLAGEDAYLRGQA
- a CDS encoding SDR family oxidoreductase, which codes for MDLGLKGRVAIVAAASKGLGKAVAAGLAREGAQVSICARTGADLHIAASEIEAQTGQKVFWKAVDVTKPDQVRSFVEDVAHRFGGVDICVTNTGGPPAKNFLSISLEEWHQAVDLVLLSAVYFAREVLPRMLERHWGRLIFMASMSVKQPIDGLLLSNSLRAGVAGLAKTLANEFGKDNILVNTVCPGYTLTERLGELAGAQARAAGVSAEEIYRRWAASVPLQRLGKPEELAALVVFLASEKASYLSGTTIAVDGGYVKGLL
- a CDS encoding lactate utilization protein — translated: MGEAEEAKGGRAIELKRGEREEILEAITKAGAVRLDPLLVPAPETIEPNSGERAAPAGMIERFVVEASKVGASAERVASLEQARNRIVEVARENHVRVVLRSESPLFDEMLVDASLAAQGMEVFMATELDPFAERAQSAGLGLTDADFALADTGTLVILSRPGHPRAVSLLPPVHIAVLPVGRLVADLAHLFAVLDLKQATADSSGITFITGPSRTADIEQTLVIGAHGPARVHIILID
- a CDS encoding LutB/LldF family L-lactate oxidation iron-sulfur protein encodes the protein MAETLPLFEERARKALENARLQKSLTQMARRFAGARLQAMAQFPDWERYRQLAHDIKKHTLDHLGDYLEELERRVTDRGGRVLWAKDARAACDFVLRIARERRIKTAVKSKSMTAEEIALNEALEKGGVEAVETDLGEFIVQLAGERPSHIIAPAVHKSREEVAELFVRKLRSEHYNEIEQLAGVARKTLRQKFLQAGMGISGVNFAVAETGTIVIFENEGNARFCTAAPRLHVALMGIEKVIPRMNDLLVFLALLGRAATGQKLPSYVSFLTGPRRPGEKDGPEEFFLILLDNGRSRILRDPLRRESLYCIRCGACLNVCPVYQKIGGHAYGWVYSGPIGAVLSPQYQGMREAGELPYASSLCGACEDACPVKIPLPRLLLDLRREAIETGGQKEGKPVDAAERRAMRWWLRVNRSARSYRFFTAIARRVGRWKATGEYISSLSGALAGWTKERDFPAPAASPFRQRWAKLKKQKEAGPSS
- a CDS encoding (Fe-S)-binding protein, producing the protein MRVALFVTCLVDQFFPSVGEATVQVLRRLGVEVDFPEEQTCCGQPAFNTGYWNEAREVAGRMLTVFEPYDYVVAPSGSCVAMVKHFYADLFQADEQKRQKAASLGAKTYELSQFLIHVLKKEDVGARFSGRVTYHDSCHGLRGLGIVDEPRRLLRAVRGLELAELEASDRCCGFGGTFSVKMAEISVAMLRDKIETIRRTGARYVIGLDSSCLMQIAGLLHRQKVPIETMHLAELLARRD
- a CDS encoding DUF4147 domain-containing protein: MKDLKQIARRIFLTALAGVELDRLLPPKVCREGSTLRIGPHQQKLDGFGEIRIIAFGKAAAPMARAVADLLLPDYRASGVVVAPAAAPVPAGFRLLTAGHPIPNQGSLDAARAVEEFLAGAPASALVMFLISGGGSALLERPIISSISLAELQAWNALLVGCGATIEEINVLRKHLSAVKGGRLAWLGRGPTQWTLLVSDVPEGRTSTIASGPTLPDPSTVADCYRIAERYRLLERMPGTIRKLFTEKQLEETPKPGDAAFKQSRHFVLASSRDLAHSAHRAAEAAGFCTDVDNGCDDWPLEKAADYLWERFGECRKLCGGRPVGLVSTGELTCPVTGPGVGGRNQAFVLRMLERIADRSIAVLSAGSDGVDGNSPAAGAVADGTSLGQARALGLDPAAYFARSDSHSFFRALGETIETGPTGNNLRDLRLILSA
- a CDS encoding heme-binding protein, which produces MKTRPAVKLTLEGARAILAAAEKKAADMGVPQCIAVVDEGGYLLAFARMDGAKLSSVQVAITKAVSAAIRRTETGPSSSGGEISLTLSLGLPMATEGRITPIRGGIPIVLEGEVVGGIGVSSGTEEQDVEVARAGLAALGK
- a CDS encoding D-glycerate dehydrogenase — translated: MPEKPKILVTRTLPEPAARMLAECGDVEWWTAKDFIPKAEIIRRLPQKHALICLLTEPIDEEVLNAAQELKIVANIAVGFNNIDVAAATRRKIVVTNTPGVLDETTADLAFALLLAIARRLGEAERFLRAGRYKGWDLDLMLGVDVYQKTLGIVGFGRIGRAVAKRAQGFSMRVLYADEFRAPEEMEKSLNASRVGLETLLRESDFVSLHVPLLPGTRHLISTRQLALMKPTACLINNSRGPVVDEAALAEALAAGRIRGAALDVFENEPAVHPTLLKLENVVLVPHIGSASVETRQKMAVMAVENVIAVLNGRRPANIVNPEVLG
- a CDS encoding MFS transporter; the encoded protein is MQRSMMEAYGWWHGITRYQWLVLLVAWMGWVFDSMDATLYVVVLTPALKTLLGPAATDAAIAARGGLILAFFLIGWAIGGVLFGVFADRLGRTRALIWTILIYAVFTGLAALSQTWWHLAIFRFLTAIGVGGEWAAGAALVAEVWPLRARTMAGGVLHSAWAVGVFFAGAVNYFIGPYSWRAVFVVGVAPALVALVVRRNVREPEMWHAAVNRLRATDSPEFSVGRMRELFRPGLLRATLVGSLMAFVAVFGLWGVTYWTPLLIRHAPDAALVAEAATVHRVSLGVMILNVGALVGYLAFAPLTIRIGRRWAFFIFFLGALVMVPTLFHTARRYDQMLWLLPLLGFFTNGIFTGFAIYFPELYPTRLRTTGAGFCFNFARVFASTGPFLTGALTGLFGSFSRAVTAVGMIYLLGLLLLPFAPETRGKDLPA